GAGTGCAGCAGTTTTTATTAGGAGTTTATTTGAAAATGGAGTTGAGGTTGATTTTAATGATAGTGAGTTTGTAGCACCAATTACGAAAGAATTTATAGATACTGCACTAAGTTATTTTGGTGAAGATTTAGTAGCTGAGGCAGTAGGTGATAAACATAAAAACATTCAGGTTTTAAAAGTATTAAAAGAAATTTTTGAAGATGAAGATTATGATAATTATAGAATTTGCTTTTTATTTGAAGATGCCGCACCAAAAAGTGTAGAAGCAGTTTATTTAAAATTATATGCTTTATCTACAAGAAAAGCTAAACTAAGAAGCTTAAATTTAAATGGAGCTTTTGGTATTCTTACAAACTGTGCGTGGGTTGGAAATGTTCCAATTGAGCTTGATTATTTAAGAGCTAATGAAATTGAACTAAAACTTAAAGATGCATATCCAGAAGTTGAATATGTTGATAAATTTCCAAGATTTCTTTCACATATTATTCCAGATGATAATACGAGAATACTTGATAGTGCAAAAGTTAGAATGGGAGCTCAACTTGCAGCTGGAACTACTGTAATGCCAGGGGCAAGTTATATTAACTTTAATGCAGGAACTGAGGGGCCTGTAATGGTAGAGGGTAGAATTTCTTCAAGTGCAGTTGTAAAAGAAGGTGCTGATGTTGGTGGAGGTGCGAGTATATTAGGAGTACTTAGTGGAACAAATGGAAATCCTATTACAATTGGAAGAAATACTTTACTTGGGGCTAATTCAGTAACAGGTATTCCTCTTGGAGATGGATGTATAGTTGATGCTGGGATTGCAGTACTTGAAGGTACTAAAATATGGATTAGTGAAGATGAGTTTGAAAAAATAAAAGAAGTTAATCCTGAGTGGAATGCAGAGTATAAAGAGTATTTTAAAGGTTTAGAGTTAGCAGGGCTTAATGGAATTCATTATAGATTTGATACAACAAAAGGTAAAATGGTAGCATTTAGAAGTAGAAGAGAAGTAAAACTAAATGAAGAACTTCATTAATTCCTTATTATAAGGAAAAAACGAAAAAAAAGTTTTCTTTTTTTTTGATATAATTTCAAACTTAAAATCATAAAAAGGACGAATATGGCAAGAAAATGCGAAATTTGTGGTAAAGGTCCTCAATTTGGAAATAGAGTGAGCCACTCAAATAGAAAAACAAGACATAAATTTGACCCAAATATTCAACAT
This Caminibacter mediatlanticus TB-2 DNA region includes the following protein-coding sequences:
- the rpmB gene encoding 50S ribosomal protein L28, yielding MARKCEICGKGPQFGNRVSHSNRKTRHKFDPNIQHVRIEVDGVRKRIKICTSCLKSLKKSV
- a CDS encoding 2,3,4,5-tetrahydropyridine-2,6-carboxylate N-succinyltransferase, translating into MFEKLVESIQGYKKPFAFGIARVDLGQLNHDKVLQATYPVINWNENFGSAAVFIRSLFENGVEVDFNDSEFVAPITKEFIDTALSYFGEDLVAEAVGDKHKNIQVLKVLKEIFEDEDYDNYRICFLFEDAAPKSVEAVYLKLYALSTRKAKLRSLNLNGAFGILTNCAWVGNVPIELDYLRANEIELKLKDAYPEVEYVDKFPRFLSHIIPDDNTRILDSAKVRMGAQLAAGTTVMPGASYINFNAGTEGPVMVEGRISSSAVVKEGADVGGGASILGVLSGTNGNPITIGRNTLLGANSVTGIPLGDGCIVDAGIAVLEGTKIWISEDEFEKIKEVNPEWNAEYKEYFKGLELAGLNGIHYRFDTTKGKMVAFRSRREVKLNEELH